The DNA segment CAACGTAGTGGGGCTCTATACTAGCAATGGAGTAGAGCACGTACAGTACGATCTATTAATTGTAGTACTACATTCCAAGGCTATCCACGTTAGGACAGGTTTAGATGGAGATCAGGCAAAAGAGTAGAGGGTCTTAAGGGAGTATCATGCACTCGCACGGTTTGTACAGGCCTAGGTAGCAACAGTGCTACACTTGACCTTCGTGTGTTAGATTTGAGCCTGTCGCAAGCAGACAGGCTCGCTCACGCCGTCACGCGGGACCAAGCGTGGTTGATAGCACCGGGGTGGCCTGCTCACCGTGCTCGGTTCGGCCCAAAACTTGACGTCTTACGCGGTTACCTTGATTGCTCcagtttggaataagttcacttgaggtcccttaacttgtcaacgaatctgattttcgtccttcaaccgaaaaaccagatacaatagatccctcaactataaaaaccggtgcaaagcagatccctcagcggttttgatggtggttttggctgatgtggcgcctatgTGGTCGGTTTGACTTGGTCCTCATCCGACGTGGCGGTGACGTGGCActggaagaaaaatataaaaattaaaaataaaaacaaatgtggggcccacatgtcagtcagacaaaaggaaaaaaagagtgaACCCACCTGTCAGTAGGTCTCACCATCATCTCTATCCACGGACGATTGGACGACGGGAGACTGGGAGAGGGAGCGACCGgcacctcttctctctccctcccggcatccttcctcgccggccggcgagcacgCTCGGAGAGGGAAAAaggcgccggccggcgagggtggcgacgacggccgcTGGGCGCCGCCCGTTGCGCGCCTCTTCGGCGGGCTGCgaccgcccgtcgccgtcgagccccAGTGCCCCACCCACGGCGCCCCGCCATTGCCGGCCTCCCTGCCTGTCCCCCGTTCGACCCATGCAGCGAGCCGCGCCACATATGACCTTGAAGATCTCTCTCTCATGCATAGCGCAGTACACACACGATCTCACCACACTAGTACTAGCTACGTTGAGAGTGTAGTAGGATGAGCCAGCAAGGGATCTGGTATGGCGACGTGTTCCCGTTGACCAGAAGCCTCGCGGCCAAGCCCATCGTGCCGTGGGACGCGGCGACGATGCAGTCGGCGGAGAACCTCGTGTTGGGGAAGACGGTCAAGGgcggcccggccgccgccatggagtCCGCGACGAGTCGTAACGAGGAGATGGGCGTCATCGGTCATGACCAGTCCACGGACGCCACCGCCGAGCATGGCGTCAACATCTCCGATACcctcgtccccggcggcggccgcatcgTCACTGAGTTCGTCCCGGCCAGGTAATCACACTGTTGCATGAACACAGTTCGTCGTTGCCGTCTCTCCGATTGTTCGAGCAGgatgatggcgccgccgccctccgacTCCCGCAACCCTAGCTCCGCGTTGCAGACCGCCGAAGAAGTGCGCAGTGGGCGGCGGCCAGCTGCCGTCTCCGCCCCACTTGCCGGCCGGCGCCTTTTTCCCTCTCCGTGGGCGCTCACCGGCCGGCGAGGAACGATgccaggagggagagagaggaggcgctGGTCGCTCCCTCTCCCAGTTTCTCGTCGTCCAATCGTTCGTGGATAGTGAGgatggtgggacccactgacaggtgggtccactctttttcccttttgtcTAACTATATGTGGGccctatatttttgtttttgtttttaatttttatgttttccttCCAGTGACACGTCACCGCCACGTAGGACGCAAACCGGCCACGTAGATGCCACATCGGCCAAAACCACcgtcaaaaccgctgagggacctgctttgcaccggttttgatagttgagggatccgttgtatctggtttttcagttgaaggacgaaaatcggattcgttgacaagttaagggacctcaagtgaacttattccctccAGTTTCAACGTTTTATATGGGCCAGACCAAACAGATCGGCCTATGAGTAATCAAACATCGCCATCTCCCTGCACTAACCCCCGGAGGCCCGGACGTCCCAAACATCAGCGCTTCGATTTCGCAGGGGTAACCCTGGGGTCAACTCTGCTGTCATGCTATTGCTACCTCCTGCATGCTATGTCGAACAACCTGATCTTTCCATTGTGGAGCGCCACGACATGTACTATCGAGCAACAACTGAAAGATGTTGACACCAACGTAGTGAACAGTACGCATCACCATCTCATTTCCCGACACATTTTGGCAGACAGATCCCTAATGCGATCATGCGGAAAATAAACTAATCGTTTCTTGGATCGCTGCTCCGTTGCTTTCTCAATCCCGGATCGTGCATGAAGCATCAATTTAATTGACAGATGCTATATCTAGCAGTAAGTAAaaacagagggggggggggggggggggggggttgggggggggggggggcacagGTATCATCGGTACTCAACTGAAGTAGGAGTACATGATTTTTATCGGAAAAATTTATGAGCAATTAATAATGCATGCTGCTATTTCATTGATATACTATCATGCAAGAAATCGAAATGGTCCCGGAGACAAGATCGCGCGGCCAAGTGTCCGGTCGCCCAACGAAATCACAGGCGTGCCGCGACCGCAagcgcgccctcgccgtcgccggccggccgggcatGTCTCCGGCATGGGgcgttagagcaagtttaatagtagagcccactactaattttaaatcatctatagccgatgtaatagccaattcatacaatagttgcttagtatattattaatacctggtctcacCTATCATACGTATattacgtcttgaagtccgtgctacagctagctacagatctgtagcccgctgctctttttttttcctttatctttttaaaatatatttatagctggcttatagcctgttatatttatagctggcttagggcacccgcaatggttatctataggctctctataagagatccatgtcaacATATtatcctacttggaagagattaaatgaagagagagaacaaagctatctactaacctagagatagtctatagagaaaaagaggcaatggattagagagctatagatacacatgtagacatactattgaggtagTTTACTactaatctagtctattgctgagagcatcttactttaccattgcgggtgctcttatagcctactatttatagctgacttaaaatatatttatagacgGCTTAAACGAGACCGGAAAGCATGCGTGGGGCAGCGTGCTAGGAGCGAGCCAGCGAGGCAGGCATATGCACAGCACAGGGCCGTACGTCCTTCGAGGAAGGGGCAAGCTTGGTACAGCGTCACATGCGTGCTTTGGCGTCGGACCAGCGTCTCCTAAATGCTGGTTAGTTCGATCCTGTTTTTGTGCATGATTAGATCGACCCTATGATGCTTGGAGTAGTTTCCTACTAGCTTTTTCTCTTCACCGAACATGCTAACTAGACCATTCGTTTTCACTCCTTCCTGATTTCCTAGACCAAGAGATGTGGATGCACGATGAAATCGTTCTATATATAACTGGGTCCGAAATGACACATCGATCATCCGATAGACTCTCTTATCGCAAATATTTAATGTTCGATCCGAAATGGCATTAGATTTTCTGGTGACTATTCTGTTATATTCATCACACAAATAAACAGGGTCGTGGAAATAACTTGAGGCTCACGAGCACTTTGATCTCGGCCCGATCTCCAAATGAGCCGAAATGGAGCCTAACCAAAGCTTGTGAGTTCTGTTGAGCCGAGCACGAGCCGAGCACGAGCAAACAAACCCgactatataatttttattgtttatttaataaattagtaTATCAAATATACACATCCACACGATAAAATAGCATTGGCTTGGCGTCACACATTTATCTTAGTAAATTTTCTCATCTTTTACTAATGTAAtcaactaattattttttttacaaaaaatctACGGAACGGGGTACCGTAGGGACGGGATTGCGTCGAGGGAGGATGGGGAGCAAAGTCGTCATCTTGAAACCTCGAGATCCCCTTCCACCTTATTTGGCATCACCTGAGCTTTTCATCGTTGTCTCCTGGTGGAAAGCGTCGATAACTATTTCTatcccttcttctctcttcttgttAGCTCAAATCTGATACCCGATGGTAGCGGCCTAGTATGGAGAGGTATCGGCTGGTACCGACTAGGAATCAATTGGTACCTGCGATGGGTATTGGACGAT comes from the Oryza glaberrima chromosome 9, OglaRS2, whole genome shotgun sequence genome and includes:
- the LOC127785022 gene encoding late embryogenesis abundant protein D-34-like — protein: MSQQGIWYGDVFPLTRSLAAKPIVPWDAATMQSAENLVLGKTVKGGPAAAMESATSRNEEMGVIGHDQSTDATAEHGVNISDTLVPGGGRIVTEFVPAR